TGGCATTATCACCAATATCGGCAAAGCCCACCTTGAAGGGTTCGGCAGCGAAGAAGGTGTCCGCATCGCCAAAGGGGAACTGTATGATTACCTGCGCGCCAACGGCGGCACCGTATTCGTTTGCAACGACTATCCCTATCTCATGGACATGAGCAAGGGCATCTCCCATATTATTACTTACGGCAGCAAAGAAGCCGACTACACCGGCACGCCCGCAGCAGACAAAGCTCTGCTGGGTGTTGAAGTAGCCAACGATAACATCGGATTCATACAAACCAAACTTACCGGCGCGTATAACTTCCCTAATGTGATGGCCGCAGTAGCGGTAGCCAGCCACTTTAAAGTGCCGGCAGAAAAAATCGGTCCCGCCATCGCCGCCTATACGCCGTCCAACAACCGTTCACAGGTCATGCAGCGAGGCTCCAACACTATTATCATGGACGCCTATAATGCCAACCCCTCCAGCATGAAAGCTGCCATCGATAACTTCGTGGGCATCGAGGCCCCTAAAAAAGTACTGATGCTGGGCGCCATGATGGAACTGGGTACAGACAGTATCAAAGAACACGAAGCCCTGGTAGAACAATTACAACGTCATCACTGGGAAGCAGTAGTGCTGGTGGGCGGTGATTTTAAAAAGGTCAACCATCCTTACATTTATCTTGATAACTCAGCAGAAGCGGCCCAATGGCTTCAGCAGCAACAGTTCCAGGACACACATATACTGATCAAAGGCTCCCGCAGCACCGGTATGGAAAAAGTGATCGCGTAATTTATTTGCAGATTTTTTGGGCGAAATATTAATGATTTCATAATTGTATTATTTTTAATGCTATTATTTCTCATTTGATATTTGCCCAAAATCTGAATCGTAATGCACAAGAACAATTGGTGTAAAACCCTATGTATGCTGGTTTGCATACTACTAATCCCTGCTTTGATTTTTGCCCAGGAAACCACCGCAGACATTGCCGGCATCATCGGCAGTGGCGACGGGCCCGTGCCAGGCGCCAGTATCGTAGCCCTGCATCAGCCAACCGGTACCCGTTATGTGACCGTATCCCGTAAAGACGGACGCTTTAACCTGCCTAACCTCCGTGTGGGCGGCCCTTACGTGCTCACCGTGTCTTACATCGGTTTCAAAGATGAAAAAAGGGAAAATATATTCCTCCAGCTGGGACAGGAATACAAAGCAGACATCAAGCTGCAACAGAGTACCAGCACCCTGAATGAAATTGTGGTGAAAACCGCCGCACAAAACAAAGTAATCAACAAAGCCCGCACCGGCAGCCAGGAAGTGATCACCCGTGCGCAGATGGACCGCCTGCCCACTATCACCCGCTCCATGCAGGACTTTACCAAACTTACCCCTTCCGCCAATGGTCTTAATATCGGCGGCAGAAGCAATCAGCTCAACAACATCACGGTTGATGGCGCCAACTTTAACAACTCTTTCGGCCTGCAGCCTACCCTCGGCTCCCAGACCGCCTCTCAGCCAATCAGCCTCGAAGCGCTGGAACAGATACAGGTAAACGTTTCCCCTTATGACGTGAAACAAGGCGGCTTTTCCGGCGCCGGCATCAACAGCGTTACCAAAAGCGGTACCAACCAGTTCAAAGGCTCTGTGTACACTTATATCCAGTCACCCGGACTGCAGGGCCTGAAAGTAGGCAATGCCACCGTTACCAAACCTGTCTTCGATTACAACCTGCGCGGATTCTCCGCCGGCGGCGCTATCGTACAGAACAAACTGTTCTTCTTCGTGAGCGCTGAACAGGAAAGAATCACTGCACCTGCCACCAGCCTGATTGCTAACAGTAAAGCCGGCGCACCTGCCACAGGCAACGTTTCCAGGGCGGTAGCCGATACTTTGAACGCACTACGCCAGTTCCTGATCGACAACTACCAGTATAACCCCGGTGACTACCAGGACTACACTTACCGCACTTCCAGCGATAAAATCACCGTTAAAGTTGACTGGAACGTAAACGAAAACAATACGTTTACTTTCAAATACAACTACCTGAAATCTTACAAAGACATTCCCGCCAGCAACAGCGGCGCACCGGGAGCAGGCCGCCAGCCCAGCAGCACCGGTCTGCCTTTCAGCGGCAGCGGATATACGATCAATAACAACTTCAATATCTTCATCGCCGAGCTGAACACCCGCATCGGCAACCGCGCCTCCAACAAATTACAGGTAGGTTTCTCCGCCATGCGCGATTTCAGGACTCCGCTGTCTGCCAAAGAATTCCCGCTGGTGGATATCCTCGACGGACAAGGCAACAGCTATACCGCTTTCGGTTATGAGCCGTTTACCTACAACAATAAACTGAACACAAACGTGTTCCAGATATCCGATATCTATAACCTCTATCGTGGTAAACATGAAATCACCATCGGTACCCAGAACTATTACAAAACGTTCCTGAACGGTTTTGCTCCCAACTATATGGGCAACTACCGTTTCAATTCGATGACTGATTTTTACGCCAGCGCAAAGACCGGCGCGCTTACCGCCTCCCGTTACGCGCTGTCTTATACCACTACCAAAGACGGTTCTTTCCCGTATGCTAAAATCAACCAGCTGGAACTGGGCGCCTTCATCCAGGACAAATGGAGCATCACCAATCACTTTACGCTGACCTATGGTTTGCGTATAGACGTTCCCGTTATCGGAAGCACTTTCGACAGAAACGATTCGCTGACAACGCTGACGTTCCGCGATGGCATTCATCTGGACGTAGGCCGTGCGCCTAAAACCAAACCGATGTTCTCTCCGCGCATCGGCTTCAACTGGGACGCAACCCATGATGGCAAAACACAGGTACGTGGCGGCATTGGCCTGTTCTCCGGTCCTCCGCCGGCAGTATGGCTGAGCAACCAGGCAGGCAACAACGGTGTGCAATTCGGATCTTTTGTTGCGCAGACAGATCCCAACAATCCCGCTTCCACTATTCCGTATGCCTTCAATGCAGACCCGGGCAAGTACCGT
The Chitinophaga varians genome window above contains:
- a CDS encoding carboxypeptidase regulatory-like domain-containing protein, whose protein sequence is MLVCILLIPALIFAQETTADIAGIIGSGDGPVPGASIVALHQPTGTRYVTVSRKDGRFNLPNLRVGGPYVLTVSYIGFKDEKRENIFLQLGQEYKADIKLQQSTSTLNEIVVKTAAQNKVINKARTGSQEVITRAQMDRLPTITRSMQDFTKLTPSANGLNIGGRSNQLNNITVDGANFNNSFGLQPTLGSQTASQPISLEALEQIQVNVSPYDVKQGGFSGAGINSVTKSGTNQFKGSVYTYIQSPGLQGLKVGNATVTKPVFDYNLRGFSAGGAIVQNKLFFFVSAEQERITAPATSLIANSKAGAPATGNVSRAVADTLNALRQFLIDNYQYNPGDYQDYTYRTSSDKITVKVDWNVNENNTFTFKYNYLKSYKDIPASNSGAPGAGRQPSSTGLPFSGSGYTINNNFNIFIAELNTRIGNRASNKLQVGFSAMRDFRTPLSAKEFPLVDILDGQGNSYTAFGYEPFTYNNKLNTNVFQISDIYNLYRGKHEITIGTQNYYKTFLNGFAPNYMGNYRFNSMTDFYASAKTGALTASRYALSYTTTKDGSFPYAKINQLELGAFIQDKWSITNHFTLTYGLRIDVPVIGSTFDRNDSLTTLTFRDGIHLDVGRAPKTKPMFSPRIGFNWDATHDGKTQVRGGIGLFSGPPPAVWLSNQAGNNGVQFGSFVAQTDPNNPASTIPYAFNADPGKYRVVTTEPSKQYNIAVIDPNFKYPQVLKATLAVDRQLPWGIVATLEGNYSKDINAVYFQNVNLPATGLQLDSTPDHRLRYSSTKIYGAGTSLGNPNISDAILMRNTSKGYSYFVTLQVQKNLPNLYLSAAYTYSKSRSINDGGTIAQGNWRDRPVSGDPNEASLGYSNYYLPHRIIAAATYRFNWAKNFATSVGMVFEAAPNGAISYTYNGDLNNDGSGGNNDLIFIPATKNDIKLVPVGYGDKNFDASNPADKRSETVIWNQLDNFIKQDDYLSHHRGQYAERNAVVLPFFKRMDLNITQDIFVFSGKQKNKHTLRLTFDIINFGNLLNRRWGTYQIANVPNFLKYEGQLRDATGKPTAAPAFSFPYQDKDNQIPVTNSWRDNTNALSRWQGQVGIRYIFN
- a CDS encoding UDP-N-acetylmuramoyl-tripeptide--D-alanyl-D-alanine ligase encodes the protein MTIEQIYHIYLQHGSIQTDTRKLQPNDIFFALKGDNFNGNEFAAKALEMGAAFAVVDEAAYYTQPDKMALVDNVLEALQALALWHRKQLNIPFLAITGTNGKTTTKELVNAALSAGFKTFATIGNLNNHIGVPLTILAIKPDVEIAVIEMGASHQKEIASYCTIALPTHGIITNIGKAHLEGFGSEEGVRIAKGELYDYLRANGGTVFVCNDYPYLMDMSKGISHIITYGSKEADYTGTPAADKALLGVEVANDNIGFIQTKLTGAYNFPNVMAAVAVASHFKVPAEKIGPAIAAYTPSNNRSQVMQRGSNTIIMDAYNANPSSMKAAIDNFVGIEAPKKVLMLGAMMELGTDSIKEHEALVEQLQRHHWEAVVLVGGDFKKVNHPYIYLDNSAEAAQWLQQQQFQDTHILIKGSRSTGMEKVIA